The Gossypium arboreum isolate Shixiya-1 chromosome 2, ASM2569848v2, whole genome shotgun sequence region CCACTTATAGATCAATCATTGGATCTAAAAAACCAACTTGGACAGCAGTGTAGTCCATGTAATGAATATAAAAATAACACAGATTATGATGCTCGATAAGCAGAGCAGATACAAAATTGAAGCTTAGCTGCTTCTGCCAAAGATTTGAAGTTTACATGCAGTAAATTATATCCTCGAGACTTACTTTTCAGGGAGGCTAAGGGCAGGGTAAAGCTTGCGCAAGGCCTGTACAACTTCTGAACAGTGCACAGCTCTCTCAACTAAAAGATATCTACCACAGGCTGAAGAATTCTCAAATGCTAGCACATGTGCATTGGCAACATCTCTAACATCTATTAGTCTAAAAGTTGCATTTGGAAATGTTTTGGCCCCTGTATCAAATAAAGGAAATACTCAGGAGGAAGCATTTGGCACGCCGGCCAACAGAAATAGAAGATTTTTAGAGACTTAGTTGTCTGTTGTCTATGAAATGTATTTGAACTGACTACTCTTTTATTTGCAAGAAACTGCTCAATGAGAGAATTATTAAACTtatatttcttcttctttctaAAAATATTAGATGCCAAAGCAAAAAAAGACATGCATCTTAAGTTATTGCAAGAATGAGAATGACTATCATGCAAAACAAGAAAGCATTTTCAATACCATTAATTAAAGAAAGTCCTGAATGTAACCAGCATTATtgttattgttgttattattattattactcagACAGCTTGTACCTGAATTTACTCAAAGGTAAATGGTTCGCTACTTCACCTCTTCCTCAAAAGTTTCTACAGAGCACCTCCATACTTTAAAAATTCTAAGAATAAGTCAATAATTCTTCAAGTTTCAATAGTTTGGGATTCTCATAATCTGAAATACACTTCCTGCGCTACCGGAACTCTTAAGTAGTTTGCTTAGTTCATCCCATAAGTGGCAGAAGCATAAATGATCTATGTCTATACTCTTTTTGTTCAAGCTCTAGAAATTCCTCTTAGATTTACAACATTGTGCAGGCTCATATTGTTTTATAAATGCCGTTctctttgcttttttttttttttttactattgaaGTTCAGACTTGGCCCTAAATTTCTCTTAGACTTGTTTTATCAcagcctttttttctttttatttttttgttttttgcatTAAATAAGACGGAAGCAAAAATGTAAGCAAGACGAATAAAACATTAACTCAGAAGGGAACTGTTCTCTCCTAAGGTCATTTTATAAAATTGGCTAAAATCGTGTCCGCTAAATCTAAGTTGGAAAGTACCATTAATAAGTTTCAAAATTGGCTCCACACTTGTATTGACAGTCGGCTGTAAAAGAGGTCCAATCACCAACCCTGGGTTAATTGTCACCATGTCAATGCCATTCTCTTTTGCAAACTTCCAAGCAGCCTCCTCAGCTAACGTCTTAGAAAGCATATACCAAAGCTGACAACAAGCAAaacaaaatttgatgaaaatgatCCTATCATGCCTCATTTTTCCTTTCTACAGAAGTAAAAACGGAACTGAGAATGTCCTAAACAAGGAACAGAACTAAACATCATATTACAGATTTACAGTGTACTTTTTTAACACTCAATTCTCATAGAATGAAATCATAATAACAGGAAAGGAAAGTagttactaagcattaaaattaGAGATTTGCAGTTAAATCAGAAGATTTAATCAAACGAAAGAAACAGTGAAGATATTTGAAGTTTAACCATTCCACAAATGATGCTTGCTTTGACAGTTTTTAGGTGACTCAGATAATGACAGTAATGGTCTTAAAAGCTAGCTCGAATTAACTCAGGCACCTTCCCTAGAAGCCTTGAACTAATATGCCTATACTTTATAGAAAGACAATTTATGAACCAGTGGAttaaaaaaaggaagaaagaaaacaacaaTAGGAAACTTCACAGATGTTTTCTTAAAAGTACAAGACTAGGTCCAGGCTCTCACTCATATAGGCAGCATGACATCATTTGGTAACTTGAGAAAAATGATACACTTATAGCATCACATCTTttgaatatatacatacatatgttATATAAGTTTGTACGTTTGCATACCTTTGATTTCTCACAAAAAGCAGGATCTGAGAACCAAGTCTCATCAACTACAACATCAGGACCAAGAGGCCTTCCATTATACACAATAGCTGCAATTGAGGATGTTATAACCACCCGTTTGATAGATGGGACCTTAGCACATGACCTAAGAACATTAAGTGTTCCCTTCACAGCTGGGTCAAGCATTTCAGCCTGTTATAAAACAGCCATAGAATCCATTAGTTATCAGGATTCATATTGCAATGTTGGTGATTGAAAATACGTACATGCAAAATCAAACGCTAGACCATTTGAACAGAAGTCGATACAGTAAACATTTTTTTCACCATTTGCAAGTTGATTCATGGTCCAAGAAAATTATTCCTGCTTACAGCAAAGAATTTCAAGCAAAACCagacaagttgaaaagatcaacaATTAGCTCAAGCTTCAAAGAATTCTAACAACATACATGAGCCTAAGAACCACCATTTTCAGAAACGAGTGGTGGGATTCAAGTAAACCAGAGAAAGAATATACTAGTTGTAGAAAAACATGTTGAACTATAGCAGATGAGACAATATGATAACTAAAGTTCATTTTTAATGACACTTATGAACATTGGAGGGCTACTTCATCCATatacaaagaaaaaataaaaatcagcAATATTTAAAGAACCAGAATGGTAGAAACtaatcataaatatttatacactGACCATGAAAAAATTCTATAGGAGAGAAAAAAAAGCACCTGAGGATCCTTGATATTGTGATAAAAAGGAGATGCTGTGTGGAAAACTCCTACGCATCCATCAACTACAGAATCAAAAGCTCCCTCATCCAGCAGCTGTGCCTTGAACAAACGGAGCCTTTCTTTTGCTCCATCAAGTACAAGTAAGTGTTCCGATTTTTTTGGATCACCTATATAAAAGTGAACGGGACAGTTATATGGAAAAACATATCAATCTTAAAACTATATTTCATTAATACCAAATgcaaaaagatatatatatatctccttCATAAAGTTAAACAAACTATTGAACCTAAAAACCAAATATATTAGCGGAATCAAGGCTGATTAGTAAAAGGAATCAGAAATTAGAATTGTGTTACAGTTCGACATTAAAAGAGAGGGGGGGGGGGGGGCATTTTAAGTATTGCAGAatgaaatcaccaaaaatataaaatgtgcaATTAGATTGTCCATGAGTAGCGGAAATCCAACCCAAACCCTTTCTATAACAACTCAGATAGGTTTACATACATACAAAGTCTATCTTTCTAATCTTTGACTTGTATCACTGCCCAAAAAGTCGGTTAAGAAAGATGAAATCAGGCAAGTTCAAGTACCCTAACAGTTAATCATCAAATATTATCACAGATTTAAGAACAAAAAGAAGAAAGAGAAGGGGCTTGAAGCCAAGATTCAAATATTGAAGTTAAGAACAAACTTGGGTCACGAACAGTGGCTTTGACAGTGTAACCACGTTGGAGTAAAAACTTAACGAGCCATGAAGCAATGTAACCTGATGCTCCTGTTACACAAACCACCTTCCCCGTTCCACTCATCTTTCTCTCGCTTCCCTTGATTCTCACTACTTTGGATGAAACTGTAAGACTGAGATCCGGGACTAAGGATAGATTCCTTTCTTCGTTTTATCTGTCTCTGTTTTCTCTACCGGTGGTTTAAGAAACAGAAATTTTGATAGCTGTTAGAAATTAACACTATGTTTGCTTGGATGGAATGGCTATTCCATTCCCTCCTTATTCTTTGATGActagtattatttaagtaaacTTAAAGTGTTTCTATTCCCACAAACGCGTAATAGGGATTCAGTGCTGAAAGCTTGGAATGGCTATTCTGACCATCGCTGAATAGAACGCGTAATAGGGATTCAGTGCTGAAAGCTTAGAATGGCTATTCTGACCATCGCTGAATAGAATTGAagaaaatttttcccaaaatctcCTTCAGACTTTCTCTGCAAATGCGTTCAAAATTACTTCTTTTATTACAACAATACACTTTCAGGTTAGCAGATTTTTCTTTTAAGTTTAATTTCGTTTGGTTTCTGTTCTTCAATaatcaaattttgttttaaaagggTTTGGTGATgggttttctttaaaatttctaaaaaaatagGCTACAACTCAACTCCTAAATCTCTGTCTTTGGGGGAGATGATGTTTCGTTTTCTCTTATGGGAAACCTACGGACTAGAATTGAATTGCAGGGAGTCAATCGTAATCATCATATCGATCTCCTCTTCTTAATCCTTGTTTTATTATTTCGACTTTGCCGCTGGAGACGAcaaaaataaactaattaatgGAGGAgataactcaaattttgataatttatattGTCTATAATACCCATGCATATCCCTTTTGCAATATTTGTCGTTCTTTAAATCAGAGTTTTATTCCCAAAATTTCTTACTGATAATAACTTAATTTTCATTATTGTATTTTACAGTATTTCAGATTTGGAGATATGGTGCAACAGTCGGAAATTTATTAAGAATTATACATTATAGTGCTTTAGAGCAGACACAAATTGAAGTCCAGACACTAGAGGGTCAAATGGAACCAAAAGTTCTGCTAGCAGGCAGTATAGAAGGCTCCTTCAAGTATAAATGGAGTTGGAAATAGATATAGATGTATCTGCATCATCTTCCAAGTACAAGATGCCTTCGATTTTCTATTATTGTACTATAAATTCTAGTACTTTAGTTGGATCTACAAGTCAGTAATGTCAGTTTTCCAGCTTCAGTGTTTTGTTTTTATGAGCTTGTTAACAAAATTTAGGTCAGGGTTGAAAGCTGAAATTGGAATACTCTTTCCTAGGATATTTTTCTCCTGCATGAATCAGTGCAGTGCTTAGTTGGCATCATTAAGTCAATGGGAGCTTGGATGGATCAAGAGCTGAAGATAGGTGATTCTGACTTGTCTAGAAGCTTCAAGAGTGACACTTCATCAGAGAGACCTTCAACCTCGATTATAGAAAATGAAGTTGTCCCTGATTGTGAGTTGCATCCAAAAATGAATTTTGAATTGTCAGATACTGCTATGCTTGAGCAACATCGGGCTTACAAGATTGAACTCCAAGTCGGTAATTTTTTTATGTTGGGATAAGTATGAGTGGTTCTTCAAGTAGCAGTTACTTATCTAGTACTGAAACTGTCACAGAGGGCCGCCTAAATATATCATTATAATTTTCTATGTTACTATTGACTTCTCTTCATTCATGTAATTTTATGTAGCGTAATTTTATGTGTAGCTCTCCTTTTCTTTTACAAGCTCAGTTTTACTGACCAACTTTACTAGGTTACATGCAGAAAGGTGGCTCATTATTTAACAGGAATCCTTCCAAAGGCATCGAGTTTCTTATAAATACATGCAGATGAGAGCTTTATTGCCTAATAGACCAGGCTTTTCTTCAGCCAAGTTAAATAGTTCCATGACTATTTCATTCTTGAGATATTCCAATGGAAGCACAAAGTGTTTCTGATCCACACTGTATACAACAAAATCGCCCTGCTCAACTGTTGTCGACGTGTTGCAACTGTTTGTGCTAGTATCTGAGGTGGCACTTGATGGTGTGATCCTCTTTCTCCTGGTTGTAGCCATTTTTTACCATTTTCTTACTAACTTGATAAGCTTCTTAGCGCTGACCATCTTGCTTTGCTCTAAGGTTAATAGGAAAGAACTCCGAGATGAAAGGAAAAAGAGGGAAGATTTAGGCTTGAAACTCTTCTGGATATAAAGCAATGGAAATTTGATGAATATATAACTAGAAGGTAAGAGACAGTCCCTTTAATGAATAGTACAATGCCAGTATTCATTGGAAACAAAGACGTGGTAGGTAGATATGTATAGTCTGCAAGGTGACCATGTTTGCTTTTATTGGATGATTAACCCCCAGCAAAGTTGATCATATATAGAAGTTCATATATACATCTTTATGTAACTTCCAAGTGGTTTAACAACAATAAGGTCCAGTAATGAAAGTGGTCAGATGATCCACATGTTCTGGATTGATGAGTTTTTATAATTTCTGAAACAGATTTTGCCCCTAAAAAATTGTTTATCTCTAGGCTGTTATGCTTTTAAATTGTCTTTTGTTTAAATCTACTTCGCATTTATTTTGTCTGTTAATTGCTTTAAGAGATTATGGggtcaaatatatgcttaaatcTATTTGAGCTGCCTTTACCTGATAACTATTATAACTAGATAGACATAAAAAATATATGGTAAAAAGAACTCTTCAATTCCTCTCAATTTCGAATTGAGCAAATTGGTCTTTCTAAGAAAATCAAAGCAATTTATTTCCTATCAATTTCGAAGGTTAGAAATTAAGGACAATTAATCATAGAGTTAATGTTTTCATGGATTATACATTATTTTGATTggtctaataacaaatttagcccttatTGTTTATACATTCTATCAATTGGGtcctaatttaataaatttacctTGCAACATTTGTGTAAATTTTGAggttgaatttattgaattttcctGATATTGGCTATGAACTGAGCTTGCATGCTTCCTCACAACCATCTTCTTCTAAGCCAGGTAAATCTCTTGAAGATTTAGTTGAGCCTTTCACTAATACAGCTCAACGTTTGCAGGCAAACATAGAGAACCACTTTCAGAACATAGAAAATCAAATCAATCAACGTACGATTTTAGTGTAGCAGATTAGAAACTCAAGAAGTTGACCAAGAGGTGGTCGCTCTCAAGGAATTAACACTGATTTTCTGAATAATAACACAATATGCATACTTATGTAGCTTTTTgatggtataatgacatgatagAATATGATTACAATGTTGTAACTTTTTgatgttgtaaaattttataacatatgaattatgacatataaactaatgaaatcatgtaacttttgttaatatatgaatattatgttTGGATGTGAAATATAATTCTCAAGTTATTTATTCTTCTATATTttgtttataattaaattatttgtttcaataatgatattttagcacattaaatatgtattgcaatttaaaaataataaagtagattatatattattttatagtattatatattatgatttttaattcatataataataattatattaagaatgttattaaattatacattattttattaaattatatttaataataattatgttaaaatatggttaaattattttttaataaaatatatttaacaataattttattaaaatttaataacaataacaataatcatctaccttAACAAAAAATTCTGCTAAGGGTATTctggtcattttagtttttttccttatgctattacaacatcattccattcaaccaaacacaagaatactattacagttctattccattccattcaaccaaatagttgaattacttattacagctctattccattataGCCTTATTCCATTACAACACTATTTAATTACAACCCTATTCCATTACAGCCAACTAAACGTACTGTAAATGGCACTTCTAAGATAACAAAAatgcaattattttattttattaatttaaaattttaaaagatgaaAAATACCCTAGCTTTGCCTCTGTTAGAGTCACAGTTTAAGTGTTTATTTTTAggtttattaaataatatattttatatttttaaaatatatatttacaaattaaatcataattggtttaattttataataaaatctattaattttggaaa contains the following coding sequences:
- the LOC108461885 gene encoding phenylacetaldehyde reductase-like; this translates as MSGTGKVVCVTGASGYIASWLVKFLLQRGYTVKATVRDPSDPKKSEHLLVLDGAKERLRLFKAQLLDEGAFDSVVDGCVGVFHTASPFYHNIKDPQAEMLDPAVKGTLNVLRSCAKVPSIKRVVITSSIAAIVYNGRPLGPDVVVDETWFSDPAFCEKSKLWYMLSKTLAEEAAWKFAKENGIDMVTINPGLVIGPLLQPTVNTSVEPILKLINGAKTFPNATFRLIDVRDVANAHVLAFENSSACGRYLLVERAVHCSEVVQALRKLYPALSLPEKCADEKLSVPIFQVSKERAKSLGVKFTPLEVSLKDTVESLKEKNIFSG